A stretch of DNA from Deltaproteobacteria bacterium:
GCCGAGAACATGAGTGATGTCGTCTTTACCCTGGATATGAACGGGAATCTAACTTATATCAGTCCATCAGTTATACAGTCGCGCGGCTATACTCCTGAAGAAGCCATGAATTTGAGGGGAGAAGAAGCCATGACTTCTGCTTCCTTGAAGCTCATGACAAAGGAGTTTACCAAAGAGCTGGCTTTAGCAGATGAGGAGCCTCTGGGTCACCGGGAACCCCTGGCACTTGAGCTTGAGTTTATTCGTAAAAACGGCTCCACATTCCTGGCGGAGGTGAAGTTTACGTTCTTGCATGATCAGGATAACAAACTTGTAGGGTTTCTGGGCGTTTCAAGGGATATTACCGAGCGTAAGCAGGTCGAGCAGGCGCTCGTGCAGGCCAAGATAGAGGCCGAACTGGCCAACCAGGCCAAGAGCGAATTCTTAGCCAACATGAGCCACGAGATCCGGACGCCTATGAACGGCATCGTGGGCATGACCGGTCTGCTGCTGGACACCGAACTGACATCGGAACAGCGCGAATACGTTGAAACGATTCAAAACAGCTGCGACTCCCTGCTGGCAGTCATCAACGATATCCTCGACTTCTCCAAGATTGACGCGGGCAAACTGGAGATGGAGACGCTTGATTTCGATCTGCGCACAACCCTGGAAGACATGAACGAAACACTGGCGGTTAAGGCCCAGGAGAAGGGGCTGGAGTTTATCTTTCGCATCGCCCCGGACGTCCCCTCGCTGCTTCAAGGCGATCCCGGCCGTCTCCGTCAGGTCCTGACCAATCTTATTGGCAACGCCGTCAAGTTCACCGCTCGCGGGGAAGTAGCCGTTAATGTGAGCCTGGAGCAGGAGGATGACGCCCAGGCCATGATGCGCTTTGAGGTGACTGACACCGGTATTGGGATTCCCAGGGACAAGACTTTCTCGCTCTTCGAGGCCTTTACCCAGGCCGACGCCTCAACCACCCGCCAGTACGGGGGAACCGGCCTGGGACTTACCATCTCCAGGCGCATTGTCGAACTGATGGGCGGTCAAATCGGGGTTGAAAGCGAAGAGGGAAAGGGCGCCACCTTCTGGTTTACCGCTGTTTTGGGCAAACAGCCCGAAGGCACAGAACCTGTTTACGAACTGGCCGAAGACATCAGAGACACACGGATTCTGATCGTGGACGACAACGCCACCAACCGGCGCGTGCTGGCGGAACAGCTCCGCTCCTGGCACTGCCGTTATGATGAAGCGCCGAATGCAGATACCGCCCTGAAAAAGCTTGCCGCCGCTATAGCAGAAGGTGACCCCTTCCGAATCGCCATCCTGGACATGTTAATGCCAGGCATGGACGGAGAGGCCCTGGGCAGAAAAATCAAAGCGGACGCATCCCTGCGGGAGACGATTCTGGTGATGATGACCTCGGCCGGAAGACGCGGGGACGCCGCCCGTATGGAACAGATCGGATTCTCGGCCTATCTGACCAAGCCGGTCAAACAGTCCCGGCTTTATGACTGTCTCGTAACAGTCCTGGGTCGAAAACCACAGGCCGCGGCAGGCCAAAAACCGATCGTCACCCGGCATACTATCGCGGAAGACAGAAAGAGAAATATTCGCATCCTGCTGGCCGAGGACAATATAACGAACCAGAAGGTAGCCTTAAAGGTCTTGGAAAAGCTGGGCTTTCGGGCCGACGCGGTGGCTGACGGCCAGGAAGCGGTTAAGGCCCTGGAAACCATACCTTATGATCTGGTACTCATGGACGTTCAGATGCCCGAGATGGACGGTTTTGAGGCAACGCGGGTCATCCGGGATAAGGCCTCGGCAGTCAAGGACCACGGCATTCCCATCATCGCCATGACAGCACACGCCATGAAGGGCGACCGGGAAAAATGCCTTGAAGCTGGCATGGACGACTATGTCTCCAAGCCGTTTCGGCCCCAGGAACTGTTCGAGGCCATACAAAAGGCGCTCCTTAGCGACACATCCCCGCCAGCCCGTGAAGCTGCCAAAGCCGGGTCCCAGGCCAAGGACGTCTTTGACCGGCCTGTCTTGCTAGACCGGCTCTTCGGTGACGAGGAGCTTGTCAAGGAGATACTGGAAACCTTTCTAGAGGACGCCTCTGGACAGATTAATGAGTTAAAAGAGGCCCTCAAGAATAACGACGCCTCGATGGTACGCGAATACGGCCACAAGCTCAAGGGCGCCTCTGGCATGGCCTGCGCCGTGGGCATGCGGGAGGCGGCTCTCCAAATAGAAACGGCGGGCCAAAAAGAAGACCTGGGCCGGGCAGCTTCTCTAACAGAAAAGATCGAGCAAGAGTTTATGAAATTGAAAAAACACCTGTTTGAGTCAGGAATCCTGATGTAGAGAGGAGAGGCTCTTCATGAAAGTGTTAATCGCTGAAGATGACATAACGACACTCAAAACCCTTGAAGCCCTTTTAACCCGGTGGGGGCATAAAGTAGTTTCCGTCCAGGATGGGAACAAGGCCTGGGAAGTGCTCCAGTCTCCAAACGCCCCCAGGCTCGCCATCCTCGATTGGATGATGCCCGGACTGGACGGCCTTAAGCTCTGCCTCAGGATTCGCCAGCAGGAAATGCAGGTTCCAGCATATATCATTCTCCTCACCAGCCGCGACCCCGAAGAAGACATTGTCGCGGGCCTTGAAGCCGGTGCTAATGACTATGTCACCAAGCCGTTTAGCCGCAGCGAACTGCGCGTACGCATATTAGCCGGGCAGAGAATTGTCGAACTGCAGTCCACCCTGGCCAACCGCGTTAAGGAGCTTCAGGATGCCCTTGATCATGTCAAAATCCTGCAAGGCATCCTGCCCATCTGCATGCACTGCCACAAGATACGCGACGACCAGGACGTCTGGCAGCGACTGGAAAAATACGTTTCAGAACGCTCCCTGGCCGAATTCAGCCACGGCCTTTGCCCGGAATGTTTGGAAAAGTACTATCCTGAGTATTCCGAGCCGAAACAAAACGATGTTCCAGATCAAAATAAACAGTAGAAACTGATTAAAAACGATTGGTAACTTTGGTTCTTCTCCAAATTAGTTGATAATAAAAACTTGATAACCATATATTTGACCATAGGTAAAAAATTCAAGCGAAGGGGCTTATCCTTGGGTCTATTAATTAACGCTCTGATATTGTTAAATTTAGGAGCAATCTAATATTCTTGTCCCATGGAAAATCCCCTTTACAAAAGGGGAGCGTTTTAAAGTCCCCCTTTTCTAAAGGGGGATTTAGGGGGATTTTTTTAGGCCGAGTCTTTTATCAACAACACTTTTGTTAAACTCCACCTGCCTATCCAATCTATTGAAATTGCAACTGATTATATCACAACCCAATTACGAAACATTGGTTAAATGATCAACAAAATCGGAGATGATCCATTTTTAAATAACGGCTAGAGGCTTCTAAAACAATCTACTAAAGGTCATGGCATCAATCAAATAAGGAGGCTTGAAATGGAATCAACTTCTGAATCAAGACCCTGGCTTTCTCTGTATCCCCCAAGCTATCTTCCGGATTTAACCCCTGAAGCTTCGACAGCCCTCAACCATCTCCGCCGAACTGTCAAAATAGAAGGCAAAAGACCAGCCCTCTTTTACTTTACCGAGACAACTTCCTATCGTCAGCTTGATGAGATGAGTGATGCGTTTGCCTGTGCCTTAAAGGCCCTTGGAGTGAGTAAAGGAGATCGAGTGGCCCTCTATCTACAAAATATCCCCCAGTTTGTTATTGCTCAATATGGTGTCTGGAAGTTAGGAGGGATCGTTGTTCCCCTAAATCCTATGTATAAGGAGAAGGAACTCACCTACTATTTTAGCGACGCTGGTGTCAAGGTGCTTATCGCCCAGGAATCCCTTTATATAGGTTCGGCTCAGGATGCCATTGATAATAGCGGTGTTCAGCATGTAATTACAACTTGTGAACTGGACTTTACCGATGGCAGCGCCGCTTTACCAGCCATGATGCAGGGAATTGAAAAAAACAAGGGATTGGGGACGCTTGACTTTGTGGATCTATTGGAGAGGTATCAGGGGCAGCGTCCCCCTGACGTGCAGTTATCATCCCATGATGTAGCTTATCTCACTTATACATCCGGAACTACGGGTCCGCCTAAGGGAGCTATGAACACTCATGGAAATGTCGTGTTTAACTCAGAGGTCTATCGCCATTGGTGGCAGCTCGAATCGTCTGATGTCATCCTCGGTGTCGCCCCTCTTTTTCATGTTACTGGTATGATCGCTCATATAACAGCAGCCGTGGCCTCAGCCATTCCTCTCGTCCTGTTTTACCGCTTTGATACCTTTACAGCCCTTGAGATGATCGAACGGTGGAAGGTTACATGTACAGCAGGCGCCATCACTG
This window harbors:
- a CDS encoding PAS domain S-box protein, with amino-acid sequence MRISHKLLLGFAIIILFIGVIGLVNWKSFKNIEGILNELNNDIVPGALAMTEMKGSAEQIAHKTIEYMLTHNPESKAEVRAAMEELQKSTAEHKAHEKHIGLEEKKEAEKLEEEAKQLISRANEIIDLKDRRVPLDVLLKKENEELREVLSSFTGYVISHKAEHLEELAIANAQVFQIQARATKYIIITTLLLLGIAVGLSLFIYRSISGPINKLHKGTEMIAQGNLDYRVGTDAKDEVGQLLRAFDEMIENLKKKTTSIDNLNKEFAERKQAEEALRKERYDLDKRVKELNCFYGISNLIEQPNMSLEELLQGVVDLIPPSWQYPEITCARIIFETQEYRTQNFRDTIWKQISEIKVHGERVGTLEVCYLKEKPKSDEGPFLKEEKSLLDEIIGRLGNAIESMQTEKALRESEELFRKITTSAHDAIIIIDNNGNISNWNEAAERIFGYSGHEVLGKNLHETLIPERFLEAYQKAFPRFQVTGQGAAVGETLELAAVKKDGTEIPIELSLAAISLKGKWNAVGIIRDITERKQAEEALRQSETRFRELFENISCGVAIYEAVNNGNDFVFKDYNRAGEKMDGTSREDVIGKRITETFPGVKEFGLFEVFQRVWKTSEPEHHPTSFYQDDRITGWRENYVYKLPSGEIVAVYDDVTERKQAEEALKESEEKYRLIAENMSDVVFTLDMNGNLTYISPSVIQSRGYTPEEAMNLRGEEAMTSASLKLMTKEFTKELALADEEPLGHREPLALELEFIRKNGSTFLAEVKFTFLHDQDNKLVGFLGVSRDITERKQVEQALVQAKIEAELANQAKSEFLANMSHEIRTPMNGIVGMTGLLLDTELTSEQREYVETIQNSCDSLLAVINDILDFSKIDAGKLEMETLDFDLRTTLEDMNETLAVKAQEKGLEFIFRIAPDVPSLLQGDPGRLRQVLTNLIGNAVKFTARGEVAVNVSLEQEDDAQAMMRFEVTDTGIGIPRDKTFSLFEAFTQADASTTRQYGGTGLGLTISRRIVELMGGQIGVESEEGKGATFWFTAVLGKQPEGTEPVYELAEDIRDTRILIVDDNATNRRVLAEQLRSWHCRYDEAPNADTALKKLAAAIAEGDPFRIAILDMLMPGMDGEALGRKIKADASLRETILVMMTSAGRRGDAARMEQIGFSAYLTKPVKQSRLYDCLVTVLGRKPQAAAGQKPIVTRHTIAEDRKRNIRILLAEDNITNQKVALKVLEKLGFRADAVADGQEAVKALETIPYDLVLMDVQMPEMDGFEATRVIRDKASAVKDHGIPIIAMTAHAMKGDREKCLEAGMDDYVSKPFRPQELFEAIQKALLSDTSPPAREAAKAGSQAKDVFDRPVLLDRLFGDEELVKEILETFLEDASGQINELKEALKNNDASMVREYGHKLKGASGMACAVGMREAALQIETAGQKEDLGRAASLTEKIEQEFMKLKKHLFESGILM
- a CDS encoding response regulator yields the protein MKVLIAEDDITTLKTLEALLTRWGHKVVSVQDGNKAWEVLQSPNAPRLAILDWMMPGLDGLKLCLRIRQQEMQVPAYIILLTSRDPEEDIVAGLEAGANDYVTKPFSRSELRVRILAGQRIVELQSTLANRVKELQDALDHVKILQGILPICMHCHKIRDDQDVWQRLEKYVSERSLAEFSHGLCPECLEKYYPEYSEPKQNDVPDQNKQ
- a CDS encoding long-chain fatty acid--CoA ligase; this translates as MESTSESRPWLSLYPPSYLPDLTPEASTALNHLRRTVKIEGKRPALFYFTETTSYRQLDEMSDAFACALKALGVSKGDRVALYLQNIPQFVIAQYGVWKLGGIVVPLNPMYKEKELTYYFSDAGVKVLIAQESLYIGSAQDAIDNSGVQHVITTCELDFTDGSAALPAMMQGIEKNKGLGTLDFVDLLERYQGQRPPDVQLSSHDVAYLTYTSGTTGPPKGAMNTHGNVVFNSEVYRHWWQLESSDVILGVAPLFHVTGMIAHITAAVASAIPLVLFYRFDTFTALEMIERWKVTCTAGAITVFIALLNDPVINERDLSSLQKVYSGGAPVIPAIVEQFEKATGVYIHNLYGLTESTSPTHMVPFGVRAPEDSTTGALSIGVPIPSHFAKITDLEDPERVLFPGEVGELAVKGPGIIPGYWKKPDETAHAIRQGWLYTGDVGTMDKDGWFYILDRKKDMIIASGFKVWPREVEDCLYLHPSVREAAVVGLPDPYRGETVKAFVALREGNEGQVTEEEIINFCKERLAAYKYPRNVEFVSEIPKTQTGKFLRRALRNTDNSQKEP